One stretch of Limnothrix sp. FACHB-406 DNA includes these proteins:
- a CDS encoding IS607 family transposase has translation MAYIPLRKAVEFLGLHPNTLRKYADEGKIETIRNEAGQRLYNVESYGRKATRSIVVCYCRVSSAKQRDDLARQVQFMRDRYPDAEIIQDIGSGLNFKRKGLQSLLVRLMRGDQLQVVVACRDRLCRFGFELFEFMVQQNGGELVVLDQSVHCPESELTADLLAILHLFSRRMPGLRSYRKAIQEDPNLPKP, from the coding sequence ATGGCATACATTCCTCTCAGAAAAGCGGTCGAATTTCTGGGATTGCATCCAAACACGCTAAGGAAGTACGCAGATGAAGGGAAGATCGAAACCATCCGCAATGAAGCGGGACAGCGGCTTTATAACGTCGAGTCATATGGACGCAAAGCAACTCGATCTATCGTTGTTTGCTACTGCCGCGTCAGTTCTGCCAAGCAGCGGGACGATCTCGCAAGACAAGTCCAGTTCATGCGCGATCGCTACCCCGATGCCGAAATCATCCAAGACATCGGATCAGGTCTCAACTTCAAGCGGAAAGGATTGCAATCCCTACTGGTCAGACTCATGCGCGGCGATCAGCTCCAAGTTGTGGTTGCCTGTCGAGACCGACTCTGCCGATTCGGATTCGAGCTGTTCGAGTTCATGGTTCAACAAAACGGTGGCGAACTCGTGGTTCTCGACCAATCTGTTCACTGCCCAGAATCAGAACTCACAGCCGATCTTCTCGCCATCCTTCACCTCTTCTCTCGTCGAATGCCCGGACTCAGAAGCTACCGCAAGGCGATCCAGGAAGATCCGAATCTTCCTAAACCCTGA
- a CDS encoding 2Fe-2S iron-sulfur cluster binding domain-containing protein codes for MEISVTFLPDQVTVSAQPGEMLLTVADRAGVAIPTGCLMGSCHACEVDWAAQPLPSPDRPDPSAAPDSAEDPQTVCACISAVPTGISALTVNLGIDPTW; via the coding sequence ATGGAGATCTCTGTTACCTTTTTGCCCGATCAAGTTACCGTCTCAGCCCAACCGGGCGAGATGCTGTTAACCGTGGCCGATCGCGCCGGGGTTGCCATTCCCACGGGTTGCCTGATGGGGTCTTGCCATGCCTGCGAAGTGGATTGGGCAGCGCAACCATTACCCAGCCCCGATCGCCCCGATCCGTCAGCGGCCCCCGACAGTGCCGAAGACCCCCAAACCGTTTGTGCTTGCATCAGTGCCGTACCCACCGGAATCTCAGCACTGACGGTCAATTTGGGCATTGATCCCACGTGGTAA